The proteins below come from a single Methyloprofundus sedimenti genomic window:
- a CDS encoding TolC family outer membrane protein: MVISEFFFNNNFPGQTRQNNYWNSQFAINLTQPIFHYDMWVQLSQSELQIAQADARFLAEQQNLMRKTTIAYFNVLAAQDDLTFAIAEKKTIARQLEQAQQRFDVGLIAITDVYEAQAGYDQSRSDVIAAQNAVQSAKEALKEIIGPFSDELSILGETLPLPEPVPNNIDEWNNQALNQNLLILVAQSGSEIAQENIDLQRSGHYPTLDLVGAFGLNDTTGNLAAQGNTENIGLQLNIPLFSGGAVNSRTRQAEYQFSEAKENLVATQRAVTKEVKDSYRGVITAISQVGALKSAVKSGKSSLEATEAGFEVGTRTMVDVLSTTRNYTSAQSKYSKSRYAFLINGVRLKFAASTLTVADLEAINRYLK, encoded by the coding sequence CTGGTCATATCAGAATTCTTTTTTAATAATAACTTCCCCGGACAAACTCGTCAGAACAATTATTGGAATAGTCAATTTGCCATTAATTTAACGCAACCCATTTTTCATTATGATATGTGGGTGCAACTATCTCAATCAGAATTACAAATTGCTCAAGCTGACGCCCGGTTTCTGGCTGAACAACAAAATTTAATGCGTAAAACAACCATTGCTTATTTCAACGTACTGGCTGCTCAGGATGATCTCACATTTGCTATTGCTGAAAAGAAAACCATAGCCAGACAGTTAGAGCAGGCACAACAACGATTTGATGTAGGACTTATTGCCATTACCGATGTTTATGAGGCACAAGCAGGTTATGATCAAAGTAGATCCGATGTTATTGCTGCACAGAATGCTGTGCAAAGTGCTAAAGAAGCTTTAAAAGAAATTATTGGGCCCTTTTCAGATGAACTGAGTATATTAGGCGAGACTTTACCGCTACCAGAGCCAGTCCCGAATAATATAGATGAATGGAATAACCAGGCGCTGAATCAAAATTTACTTATTTTGGTAGCTCAAAGTGGCTCTGAGATTGCCCAGGAAAATATTGACTTACAACGTAGTGGTCATTACCCTACTTTGGATTTAGTCGGTGCATTTGGTCTTAACGATACGACCGGAAATCTTGCTGCGCAAGGTAATACTGAAAATATCGGTTTACAATTAAATATTCCACTTTTTTCAGGCGGTGCAGTCAATTCTAGAACACGCCAAGCCGAATACCAATTTAGCGAGGCAAAAGAGAATTTAGTTGCCACACAAAGAGCTGTAACTAAAGAAGTAAAAGATTCTTACCGGGGAGTTATCACTGCTATTAGTCAAGTAGGCGCATTAAAATCAGCTGTTAAATCAGGAAAAAGTTCACTGGAAGCAACTGAAGCGGGTTTTGAAGTAGGCACAAGAACCATGGTTGATGTGCTTTCTACAACAAGAAATTATACTAGTGCGCAAAGTAAGTATTCAAAATCCCGTTATGCTTTTTTAATAAATGGCGTACGCTTAAAGTTTGCTGCGAGTACGTTAACTGTTGCTGATCTTGAAGCGATCAACCGTTATTTAAAATAG
- a CDS encoding TolC family protein: MKKTSISFLLLFSSALPAQNLLETYDLALQNDPILRRSLANKMAVAESKDQSIAQLLPSVNAGASSGYNWSYQNSFLIITSPDKLVRTIIGIVNLPLI; the protein is encoded by the coding sequence ATGAAAAAAACGAGCATTTCTTTTTTACTCTTATTTTCTAGTGCATTGCCAGCACAGAACTTATTGGAAACCTATGATCTCGCGCTACAAAATGATCCTATATTGCGCCGCTCACTAGCCAATAAAATGGCGGTAGCTGAAAGCAAGGATCAAAGCATAGCTCAACTTTTACCTTCAGTAAATGCAGGCGCTTCCAGCGGTTATAACTGGTCATATCAGAATTCTTTTTTAATAATAACTTCCCCGGACAAACTCGTCAGAACAATTATTGGAATAGTCAATTTGCCATTAATTTAA
- the queG gene encoding tRNA epoxyqueuosine(34) reductase QueG, which produces MDTAINELSRQIKQWGYELGFQQVGITDTNLQQAEQRLEDWLAHGYHADMDYMHKHGLKRSRPALLQPETVSIISVRMDYLPEDHESMETTLNNPVAAFISRYALGRDYHKVLRKRLQKLAQRIEQEVGVFGYRAFVDSAPVLEKAIAEKAGLGWIGKHSNIINKKAGSWFFLGEIYTSLALPSNVPSQNHCGQCVACINICPTQAIVAPYQVDARRCISYLTIELKGSIPVDLRPLMGNRIYGCDDCQLICPWNRFAKLSNEADFNPRHNLNAQHLIELFNWSENEFFDKTEGSAIRRIGYQQWLRNIAVALGNAPASTVIKQTLNVKLDQSSELVREHILWALKQHA; this is translated from the coding sequence ATGGATACAGCAATCAATGAACTGTCCCGGCAAATAAAACAATGGGGCTATGAGTTAGGCTTTCAGCAAGTAGGCATAACCGACACCAATTTACAACAAGCGGAACAGCGGCTTGAGGATTGGCTAGCGCATGGTTACCACGCAGATATGGACTATATGCATAAGCATGGCTTGAAACGTAGCCGCCCTGCTCTTTTACAGCCAGAAACAGTGAGCATTATTTCGGTACGTATGGATTATTTACCGGAAGACCATGAGTCCATGGAGACGACCTTAAATAACCCGGTTGCCGCTTTTATTTCCCGTTATGCACTGGGCCGGGATTACCATAAAGTCTTACGTAAACGTTTGCAAAAACTGGCCCAACGTATTGAACAGGAAGTCGGTGTCTTTGGTTATCGGGCTTTTGTTGATTCTGCTCCAGTGCTTGAAAAAGCCATTGCTGAAAAAGCAGGTTTGGGCTGGATAGGTAAACACAGTAATATTATTAATAAAAAAGCAGGCTCATGGTTTTTTCTGGGCGAGATTTATACATCGCTAGCTTTGCCAAGTAATGTTCCCAGCCAAAACCATTGCGGTCAGTGCGTAGCCTGTATTAATATTTGCCCCACCCAGGCGATTGTTGCTCCTTATCAGGTGGATGCCAGACGCTGTATTTCGTATCTAACAATTGAACTTAAAGGCTCTATTCCCGTAGATTTAAGACCTCTTATGGGTAATCGTATCTATGGCTGTGATGATTGTCAGTTAATTTGCCCATGGAATCGGTTTGCTAAACTCAGTAACGAAGCAGATTTCAACCCTAGACATAACTTAAATGCACAGCATTTAATTGAATTATTTAACTGGTCAGAAAACGAGTTTTTTGATAAAACAGAAGGGTCTGCCATCAGGCGCATAGGCTATCAACAGTGGTTACGTAATATTGCAGTTGCCCTTGGAAATGCGCCAGCATCAACAGTTATTAAACAGACTTTAAACGTTAAATTAGATCAGTCATCCGAGTTGGTCAGGGAGCATATATTGTGGGCACTAAAACAGCATGCATAA
- a CDS encoding NAD(P)H-hydrate dehydratase — protein sequence MQTLPTQLYSAQQARDIDRMAQELPSITGFQLMTKAAQAGFKAIQKYYPSASKISVLCGAGNNAGDGYLIAAIAIKAGYLVQLVSLVAEEKLHGDAARAKQEFIAVGGKILQDYLVIDHATDLVVDALFGTGLDRAVTGYFADAISYINTLSIPVLAVDIPSGLNADTGNIMGCAIVANMTITFIVLKKGLYTGLAADYCGTIIFADLAVPDTIIQSLPSKERLLIPSELTKRNASAHKGHFGHVLIVGGDYGYAGAVHLAAVAALNSGAGLVSVATRREHALQTHICSPELMGHALEQLADITELLAKATVLVLGPGMAQGAWAKSIWPTLIALDLPRVIDADALNLLANEPTYSDNWILTPHPGEAARLLHCSTADILQDRYAAVRILQKEYGGVCILKGSGTLICAGDEVDVNTTGNPGMASGGMGDVLSGLIGSLLAQKYSLIEAARQGVYLHGLAADKAAASKGQRGLRASNVLQFLTEVVN from the coding sequence ATGCAAACTTTACCTACCCAACTGTATTCTGCACAACAGGCCAGAGACATAGATCGTATGGCTCAGGAATTGCCTAGTATAACAGGCTTTCAATTGATGACTAAAGCGGCTCAGGCCGGGTTCAAGGCGATACAAAAGTATTACCCATCTGCCAGTAAAATATCTGTTCTGTGTGGCGCCGGTAATAACGCAGGTGACGGTTATTTAATTGCAGCTATCGCTATAAAAGCGGGGTATCTGGTACAACTGGTTTCATTAGTTGCAGAGGAAAAATTACATGGGGATGCTGCTCGTGCGAAACAAGAATTTATTGCTGTAGGCGGTAAGATCTTACAAGATTATTTAGTGATTGATCATGCGACTGATCTAGTGGTTGATGCATTATTCGGTACTGGCTTAGATAGAGCTGTGACGGGGTATTTTGCAGATGCAATTAGCTATATCAATACGTTATCAATTCCGGTATTGGCCGTCGATATTCCCTCAGGCTTAAATGCAGATACAGGTAATATTATGGGCTGTGCAATAGTTGCCAATATGACAATTACCTTTATTGTCTTAAAAAAAGGCTTATATACCGGCCTGGCTGCCGATTATTGTGGCACTATTATTTTTGCAGATTTAGCCGTGCCCGATACCATTATTCAATCTTTACCTAGTAAAGAACGTTTATTAATTCCTTCTGAACTCACTAAACGCAATGCCAGTGCGCATAAAGGTCATTTTGGTCATGTATTAATAGTGGGCGGGGATTATGGCTATGCAGGTGCTGTGCATTTGGCAGCGGTTGCAGCACTTAATAGCGGTGCGGGTCTGGTAAGTGTTGCTACACGAAGAGAACATGCGTTACAAACGCATATATGTAGCCCTGAATTAATGGGACATGCGCTAGAACAGTTAGCTGATATTACTGAATTACTTGCTAAAGCAACAGTTCTGGTTTTAGGGCCTGGCATGGCTCAAGGTGCATGGGCGAAAAGTATCTGGCCGACACTGATAGCATTGGATTTGCCTCGCGTTATTGATGCTGATGCGTTGAATTTATTGGCTAATGAGCCTACTTATTCTGATAACTGGATTTTAACGCCACACCCGGGCGAAGCCGCACGATTATTACACTGCTCAACAGCTGATATATTGCAGGATCGATATGCAGCTGTACGCATATTACAAAAAGAATATGGAGGTGTATGTATTTTAAAAGGTTCTGGAACACTGATATGTGCTGGTGATGAAGTAGATGTTAACACCACAGGTAATCCAGGCATGGCCTCCGGTGGCATGGGCGATGTTTTATCAGGCCTGATCGGTAGTTTGCTGGCGCAGAAATATTCGCTAATCGAAGCGGCGAGACAGGGCGTTTATTTACACGGTCTTGCCGCAGACAAAGCAGCAGCGAGCAAAGGTCAACGCGGCTTACGTGCCAGTAATGTTTTACAATTTTTAACGGAAGTGGTTAATTGA
- the tsaE gene encoding tRNA (adenosine(37)-N6)-threonylcarbamoyltransferase complex ATPase subunit type 1 TsaE: MQFLLSTSAETEAFGAKLFHALPEKCVVFLNGNLGAGKTTLVRGFMRAAGHTSTVKSPTYNIVEEYKLNNRLFFHFDLYRLMDPEELEWIGINDYLQENSICFIEWPEKGEGYLGAADVILSLTTTENGHLLVIKKIPEGVEIH, from the coding sequence ATGCAATTTTTATTAAGCACATCAGCAGAAACCGAAGCTTTTGGCGCAAAATTATTTCACGCTCTTCCTGAAAAATGTGTCGTTTTTCTTAACGGTAATCTAGGCGCGGGAAAGACAACTTTGGTGCGTGGATTTATGCGCGCAGCAGGGCATACATCCACAGTAAAAAGTCCGACTTATAATATAGTTGAAGAATATAAATTAAATAATCGCCTGTTTTTTCATTTCGATTTATATCGCTTGATGGATCCAGAAGAGCTTGAATGGATCGGCATAAATGATTATTTACAGGAAAACAGTATCTGTTTTATAGAGTGGCCTGAAAAAGGCGAGGGATATTTAGGCGCTGCTGATGTCATTTTATCGTTAACAACGACAGAAAATGGACACTTACTGGTGATTAAAAAAATACCAGAGGGAGTTGAGATTCATTAA
- a CDS encoding fatty acid cis/trans isomerase, giving the protein MNRYISTRIYTILVVLIIISGCTTVYQKAQSPDFDALYGPSYPKQRSLPPDTKLAKGAISYHQDIKPILDTRCVACHACYDAPCQLKLGSTAGLDRGATKQVVYDGARLTTVSPTRLFIDATSTEGWRNKDFYPVLNEREDSAQANLNNALLAKILLLKRDNPLPESGKLSDSFDLSLERELSCPTVDEFAEFQQNHPDWGMPYAMPGLSLKQEYTVMQWLQEGAKFDAGPVPSKGAVKAIAEWEKFFNRQSLKQQLVSRYVYEHLFLGHIHFQGHSKKEFYRLVRSTTPPGEAIQEIPTALPYDDPGVAKFYYRLRPVLGVIVDKTHFVYEFSQDKMRRYKELFFQTDYSVTKLPSYEPQIAANPFTSFTELPKNARYQFLLDDAQYFISGFIKGPVCRGQVALNVIRDRFWVVFFKPGGRNNLPGFSEKFDTFLKEQDPILSLPGVAGDQLGLFGWRKYNKLAEDYLKNKNTFANQLIDEYGGFTIDDIWDGEGVNQNAALTVFRHFNSATVVKGLVGDTPLTGWVLDYALFERIHYLLVAGFNVYASVDNQLATRMYMDFLRMDGEDNFLRLLPDDQRKKIYDSWYKGISGDIVTYFDKPYYSAGYETGVIYKTSHYKQEFFDQVKHRLGKAVSEKYALDRCSQEACKKSKASEFQRKADIAMVELSKLKGEELDLLPEVAFVKVSNKQNKTAQIYTLLLNKALENVAIMIAEELRREPALDTLTVVPGFIGSYPNYFFHVETEQLADFIAAIKYARTPEDVESFYRKYGIRRTNPEIWQYVDWFNEEQKNYRGLEAGLFDLNRYNNF; this is encoded by the coding sequence ATGAATAGATATATCAGTACTAGAATCTATACTATATTAGTAGTTCTTATCATTATTAGTGGCTGTACGACGGTGTACCAAAAAGCTCAATCGCCTGATTTTGATGCTTTATACGGGCCTTCTTATCCAAAGCAACGCTCACTGCCACCGGATACAAAGCTGGCTAAAGGTGCAATTTCCTATCACCAAGACATCAAGCCTATTTTAGACACACGATGTGTCGCCTGTCATGCCTGCTACGATGCCCCTTGTCAATTAAAACTTGGATCTACAGCAGGTCTGGACAGGGGAGCTACCAAGCAAGTGGTATATGATGGTGCCAGATTAACGACTGTGTCACCAACCCGTTTATTTATTGATGCAACAAGTACTGAAGGCTGGCGTAATAAAGATTTTTACCCGGTATTGAATGAACGAGAAGATTCAGCCCAGGCAAATTTAAACAATGCGTTGCTAGCAAAAATATTACTTTTGAAACGTGATAATCCATTGCCTGAGTCAGGAAAGCTGTCGGATTCATTCGATCTCAGTCTGGAAAGAGAATTATCATGTCCAACTGTTGATGAATTTGCAGAATTTCAACAGAATCATCCAGATTGGGGGATGCCTTATGCCATGCCAGGATTGTCTCTAAAGCAGGAATACACTGTAATGCAATGGTTGCAGGAAGGTGCAAAATTTGATGCCGGGCCTGTTCCTTCAAAAGGTGCAGTTAAAGCAATTGCAGAATGGGAAAAGTTTTTCAATCGCCAGTCTTTAAAACAACAACTGGTTTCGCGTTATGTTTATGAACATCTGTTTCTTGGCCATATTCATTTCCAGGGACATTCTAAAAAAGAATTTTATCGTTTAGTACGTTCGACCACGCCACCTGGCGAAGCTATTCAAGAAATTCCCACTGCGCTTCCCTACGATGATCCTGGTGTTGCTAAGTTTTATTATCGCTTACGTCCGGTTTTAGGTGTTATAGTCGATAAAACGCATTTTGTATATGAATTTAGTCAGGACAAAATGCGGCGCTATAAAGAGTTATTTTTTCAAACTGACTATAGCGTCACTAAACTGCCTTCATATGAACCTCAAATTGCAGCTAACCCATTTACAAGCTTCACTGAATTGCCAAAAAATGCACGTTATCAATTTTTGCTGGATGATGCCCAGTATTTTATTTCAGGATTTATAAAAGGACCTGTTTGTAGAGGGCAGGTTGCTCTAAATGTAATACGCGATAGATTCTGGGTAGTTTTCTTTAAACCAGGCGGTCGCAATAACTTACCTGGATTCAGTGAGAAATTTGATACTTTCCTGAAAGAACAAGATCCAATATTAAGCCTGCCAGGGGTTGCTGGGGATCAGTTAGGGCTATTTGGCTGGCGAAAATATAATAAGCTTGCTGAAGATTATCTGAAAAATAAGAACACCTTTGCCAATCAACTTATTGATGAGTATGGTGGTTTTACCATTGATGATATCTGGGATGGAGAAGGAGTCAATCAGAATGCCGCGTTAACGGTTTTCAGACACTTCAATAGTGCAACAGTAGTCAAAGGTTTAGTTGGAGACACACCTTTAACTGGCTGGGTTCTTGATTATGCCCTTTTTGAACGGATTCATTATTTGCTAGTGGCGGGCTTTAATGTTTATGCCTCTGTGGATAATCAATTGGCAACCCGAATGTATATGGATTTTTTGCGTATGGATGGAGAGGATAACTTTCTAAGACTACTACCTGATGATCAACGTAAAAAAATATATGACTCTTGGTATAAAGGGATTAGTGGAGATATTGTTACTTACTTTGATAAACCCTATTACAGCGCGGGTTATGAGACTGGCGTCATATACAAAACGAGTCATTATAAGCAAGAGTTTTTTGATCAGGTCAAGCATCGATTAGGTAAAGCTGTGAGCGAGAAGTATGCTTTAGATCGATGTAGTCAGGAAGCCTGCAAAAAAAGCAAAGCATCAGAGTTCCAAAGAAAAGCAGATATTGCCATGGTTGAACTCTCTAAACTTAAAGGAGAAGAGCTGGACTTGTTGCCGGAAGTGGCTTTCGTCAAGGTGAGTAATAAGCAGAACAAAACGGCACAGATTTACACACTATTATTAAATAAAGCACTGGAAAATGTTGCGATTATGATAGCCGAGGAATTGCGACGCGAGCCAGCTCTCGATACGTTGACAGTAGTGCCCGGATTTATAGGTAGTTATCCGAACTATTTCTTTCATGTAGAAACAGAACAATTAGCTGACTTTATTGCAGCCATCAAATATGCACGTACTCCCGAAGATGTAGAGTCGTTTTACCGTAAATATGGCATTCGCCGTACCAATCCAGAAATCTGGCAATATGTTGACTGGTTTAACGAAGAGCAAAAAAACTATCGTGGCCTGGAAGCAGGCTTATTTGATTTAAATAGATATAACAATTTTTAG
- a CDS encoding cytochrome-c peroxidase — protein sequence MIFKPTSISTAILLLMVVFQAEAGQNQHTNKRSELGKQLFFDTNLSNPPGQSCASCHDPKHGFIDSTVSTPTSEGVTAGRFGSRNTPTAMYMAFSPKFHYDEEEELYIGGQFLDGRAATLEEQAQMPFLNHLEMANTNKQMVVDKVRSANYSKLFKRVFGKHGFDNTEQAYSNIANAIAAFERTEKFNRFTSKYDYYLAGKARFTEQEEHGLALFEREDKGNCAACHPSQSGPEGESPLFTDFSYDNLGVPRNPDNFFYAMSVEYNVEGEAFVDVGLAANPVVKATGQTEQEKGKIKVPTLRNVAITGPWMHNGYFQTLQGVVEFYNTRDVRNVCAEANITQALAQSKDCWPMAEVAENVNDSELGNLNLTEDEVQDIVAFLKTLTDGYHPLKNK from the coding sequence ATGATTTTCAAACCAACCTCTATTTCAACGGCAATACTTCTTTTAATGGTCGTTTTTCAGGCAGAAGCAGGTCAGAACCAACACACCAACAAAAGAAGCGAGCTCGGAAAACAACTTTTTTTTGATACTAATTTATCCAACCCTCCAGGGCAATCCTGTGCGAGTTGTCATGATCCAAAACATGGTTTTATTGATTCAACTGTATCGACTCCAACCTCAGAAGGTGTTACTGCAGGGCGTTTTGGTAGCCGTAACACACCAACAGCTATGTACATGGCTTTTAGTCCCAAGTTCCATTACGACGAAGAGGAGGAACTGTATATAGGAGGGCAATTTTTAGACGGTCGTGCTGCAACACTTGAAGAACAAGCGCAAATGCCTTTTTTGAATCACCTAGAAATGGCAAATACCAATAAACAAATGGTTGTAGATAAAGTACGTTCAGCCAACTACTCAAAGTTATTCAAGCGAGTTTTCGGAAAACATGGGTTTGATAATACAGAGCAAGCCTACAGCAATATAGCCAATGCTATCGCTGCTTTTGAACGCACAGAAAAATTTAATCGTTTTACTTCCAAATATGATTACTATTTGGCCGGTAAGGCAAGATTTACTGAACAAGAAGAGCATGGACTAGCACTGTTCGAGCGTGAGGATAAAGGTAACTGTGCAGCCTGTCACCCAAGTCAATCAGGGCCAGAAGGTGAATCACCCCTGTTTACTGATTTTTCTTATGATAATCTTGGTGTTCCTCGAAATCCTGATAATTTTTTCTATGCGATGTCAGTGGAATATAATGTTGAAGGTGAGGCGTTTGTTGATGTGGGTTTAGCGGCCAATCCTGTCGTGAAAGCAACGGGGCAAACTGAACAGGAAAAAGGTAAGATTAAAGTGCCTACTTTGCGTAATGTAGCTATAACAGGCCCCTGGATGCATAATGGTTACTTCCAAACACTACAAGGTGTGGTCGAATTTTACAATACTCGCGATGTGCGCAATGTTTGTGCAGAAGCAAATATTACCCAGGCTCTGGCACAAAGCAAAGATTGTTGGCCAATGGCGGAAGTGGCAGAAAATGTCAACGATAGCGAGTTAGGCAATTTGAATTTAACGGAAGATGAAGTGCAGGATATTGTTGCTTTCTTAAAAACGCTAACTGATGGTTATCACCCCTTAAAGAATAAATAA
- a CDS encoding LysR substrate-binding domain-containing protein yields MHYPADSQHPNQKMEESLGVQIFERSNKKVIPTETGATVIASARRILNEIQQINELAELAQDPLSGNFRLGAFPTLSTYIFPDLVPAIKQQLPKIRLILIEEKTDTLIEQLKQGKLDVALLSLPINGDTLQYEHLFEDVFKLAVATDHPLASKKIIKQSDLRQQQLLLLDEGHCLRGQALQFCQLNGAEEQQDVRATGLETLRQMVRAGTGITFIPEIAMRKPDPGICYLSFAEPVPSRNIGLVWRKTSAKTHLIKQFISLIKNTANS; encoded by the coding sequence CTGCATTACCCAGCCGACTCTCAGCACCCAAATCAAAAAATGGAAGAAAGTCTTGGAGTGCAAATTTTCGAGCGTTCCAATAAAAAAGTTATTCCTACCGAAACCGGCGCAACCGTCATTGCTTCGGCCAGGCGCATTTTAAATGAAATTCAACAAATCAACGAACTGGCAGAATTGGCTCAGGACCCTTTATCCGGTAATTTCAGATTAGGTGCTTTTCCAACTTTATCGACTTATATTTTTCCTGATTTAGTCCCCGCCATCAAACAGCAGTTACCTAAGATACGTTTGATACTTATTGAAGAAAAAACCGACACGCTGATAGAACAGCTAAAACAAGGTAAACTTGATGTCGCCTTGCTTTCCTTACCAATAAACGGAGACACCTTGCAATATGAACATCTTTTTGAAGATGTTTTTAAGTTGGCAGTGGCAACTGATCATCCACTGGCGAGCAAAAAAATTATTAAACAATCTGATCTCCGTCAACAACAGCTATTATTACTGGATGAAGGACATTGTTTGCGTGGTCAGGCTTTACAATTCTGCCAGCTCAATGGTGCCGAAGAGCAGCAGGATGTAAGGGCTACGGGTCTGGAAACCCTCAGACAAATGGTTAGAGCGGGTACCGGAATTACTTTCATTCCTGAAATTGCAATGCGTAAGCCAGACCCCGGTATCTGCTACTTGTCTTTTGCTGAACCTGTACCGAGTCGCAATATTGGCCTGGTTTGGCGCAAAACCAGTGCAAAAACGCATTTAATCAAGCAATTCATTTCATTGATCAAAAACACTGCAAACAGTTAA
- a CDS encoding ferritin family protein, producing MKTIVAHNRNEEKEHVIMLLEWIKHYMIVSLAIYLTLI from the coding sequence CTGAAAACGATAGTGGCGCATAATCGCAATGAAGAGAAAGAACATGTGATCATGTTACTCGAATGGATAAAGCATTACATGATTGTCTCTTTAGCGATATACCTAACGCTCATTTAA
- a CDS encoding peroxiredoxin: protein MNSIVPDVIFKTRVRDESLGGDNPFRWQDVSTDDIFKGKKIALFALPGAFTPTCSSTHLPGFEAKYQEFIDQGVDEVYCLSVNDAFTMFQWSKHLGVSHVKLLPDGNADFTRAMGMLVKKENLGFGYRSWRYSMLVDNKHIVQMFSEPGKSDNCPDDPFEVSGADTLLNYLKQR from the coding sequence ATGAACTCAATCGTACCTGATGTTATTTTCAAAACACGTGTCCGTGATGAAAGTCTCGGTGGTGATAACCCTTTTCGCTGGCAAGATGTCAGCACGGATGATATTTTCAAAGGCAAAAAAATAGCTTTATTTGCTCTCCCTGGTGCATTTACACCGACCTGTTCCAGTACCCATTTGCCTGGCTTCGAAGCCAAATACCAGGAATTTATTGATCAAGGTGTCGATGAAGTTTATTGTTTAAGTGTCAACGATGCCTTCACCATGTTTCAGTGGAGTAAACACTTGGGTGTAAGCCATGTGAAATTGTTGCCGGACGGCAATGCCGATTTTACCCGTGCGATGGGTATGCTGGTTAAAAAAGAAAATCTGGGCTTTGGTTATCGCTCCTGGCGTTACTCGATGCTGGTTGATAATAAACACATTGTTCAAATGTTCAGTGAGCCTGGTAAAAGTGATAATTGTCCAGATGATCCATTTGAAGTCAGTGGCGCGGATACATTACTGAATTATTTAAAACAACGCTGA